The following proteins come from a genomic window of Melospiza melodia melodia isolate bMelMel2 unplaced genomic scaffold, bMelMel2.pri scaffold_32, whole genome shotgun sequence:
- the LOC134434126 gene encoding olfactory receptor 14J1-like, whose translation LHYGTLLGSRACAHMAAAAWASAFLYSLLHTANTFSLPLCHGNVLGQFFCEIPQILKLSCSNSSLRELGLIAVSACLLFGCFMFIVFSYVQIFRVVLRMPSEQGRHKAFFTCLPHLAVVSLFISTVMFAHLKPPSLSSPSLDLAVSVLYSVVPPF comes from the exons ctgcactacgggaccctcctgggcagcagagcttgtgcccacatggcagcagctgcctgggccagtgcctttctctattcgctgctgcacacagccaatacattttccttgcccctgtgccatggcaatgtcctgggccagttcttctgtgaaatccctcagatcctcaagctctcctgctcaaattcctcactcagggaactggggctaattgcagttagtgcctgcttgctatttggttgttttatgttcattgttttctcctatgtgcagatcttcagggtcgtgctgaggatgccctctgagcagggacggcacaaagcctttttcacctgcctccctcacctggctgtcgtctccctgttcatcagcactgtcatgtttgctcacctgaagcctccctccctctcctccccatccctggatctggctgtgtcagttctgtactcagtggtgcctcca ttCTGA